A region from the Sulfurivermis fontis genome encodes:
- the sodB gene encoding superoxide dismutase [Fe], which translates to MKHELPALPYAKNALEPYISAETLEYHHGKHHQAYVTNLNNLIPGTEYENLSLEDIVKKAPAGGVFNNAAQVWNHTFYWNCMAPNAGGEPSGALADAINKTFGSFAAFKEKFTNSCVTNFGSGWTWLVKNKDGSLEIVNTSNAGCPLTMDKKPLLTCDVWEHAYYIDTRNARPKYVENFWNLVNWDFVAKNFA; encoded by the coding sequence ATGAAGCACGAACTGCCGGCACTGCCCTACGCCAAGAACGCCCTGGAACCGTACATCTCCGCCGAGACCCTGGAATACCACCACGGCAAGCACCACCAGGCCTATGTCACCAACCTGAACAACTTGATCCCGGGCACCGAGTACGAGAACCTGTCCCTGGAAGACATCGTCAAGAAGGCCCCGGCCGGCGGTGTGTTCAACAACGCAGCCCAGGTGTGGAACCACACCTTCTACTGGAACTGCATGGCCCCCAATGCCGGCGGCGAGCCCAGCGGCGCCCTGGCCGATGCCATCAACAAGACCTTCGGTTCCTTCGCCGCCTTCAAGGAGAAGTTCACCAACTCCTGCGTCACCAACTTCGGCTCCGGCTGGACCTGGCTGGTGAAGAACAAGGACGGCTCCCTCGAGATCGTCAACACCTCCAACGCCGGCTGCCCGCTGACCATGGACAAGAAGCCGCTGCTGACCTGCGACGTGTGGGAGCACGCCTACTACATCGACACCCGCAACGCCCGTCCGAAGTACGTGGAAAACTTCTGGAACCTGGTGAACTGGGATTTCGTGGCGAAGAATTTCGCCTGA